One window of Macrococcus sp. 19Msa1099 genomic DNA carries:
- a CDS encoding NAD(P)/FAD-dependent oxidoreductase codes for MFNTIVIGGGPSGLMAAISASENGKSVLLIDKKDKLGRKLQISGGGRCNVTNRVSHEELIQHLPGNGKFLYSAFNTFDNFAIIDYFENLGVHLKEEDHGRMFPVSDNAKDVVNALKQQLAKNNVDIRTNQKVASLLVQDTVKGVRLEDDTEIYADNVIIATGGKSVPHTGSTGDGYEFAKQAGHTITELFPTEVPIISNAPFIKAKTLQGLSLRDVALSVLRKNGKPRITHQMDMIFTHFGISGPAALRCSQFVYKEQKSQKKQDITMMIDCFPQESIGTLKNRITKMIDTNKDKAIKNSLKGLVSERYLLFLLEQAGLNLEDNGHHLKKEAVEQFCELLKGFKFPVNGTQSIEKAFVTGGGVSVKEVGPATMQSKLHDNLYFCGEVLDIHGYTGGYNITSALVTGYIAGLSCR; via the coding sequence ATGTTTAATACCATAGTTATCGGAGGCGGACCAAGTGGCCTGATGGCTGCAATCAGCGCATCAGAAAATGGGAAATCCGTTCTTTTAATTGATAAGAAAGATAAATTAGGACGTAAACTCCAGATTTCTGGTGGCGGACGCTGTAACGTTACAAACCGCGTTTCTCACGAAGAGCTGATACAGCACTTACCAGGAAACGGAAAGTTTCTCTATAGTGCATTCAATACATTTGATAACTTCGCCATTATCGATTACTTTGAGAACCTCGGCGTCCACTTAAAGGAAGAAGATCACGGCCGCATGTTCCCAGTGTCTGATAATGCGAAGGACGTAGTTAACGCACTGAAACAACAGCTCGCCAAAAATAACGTCGATATCCGCACGAACCAGAAGGTCGCGTCTCTTCTCGTGCAGGACACGGTTAAAGGGGTCAGGCTTGAAGACGACACTGAAATCTATGCTGATAATGTTATTATCGCAACAGGAGGAAAAAGCGTACCGCATACGGGATCAACAGGAGACGGCTATGAATTTGCGAAACAGGCAGGACATACCATTACAGAACTCTTCCCTACTGAAGTACCCATAATTTCGAACGCGCCATTCATTAAAGCAAAGACGCTGCAAGGATTAAGCTTGCGTGATGTTGCACTCAGCGTCCTGCGTAAGAACGGCAAACCACGCATCACACATCAGATGGATATGATATTTACACATTTCGGTATCTCCGGTCCTGCGGCATTACGCTGCTCACAGTTTGTATATAAAGAACAAAAGAGCCAGAAGAAACAGGACATTACAATGATGATCGACTGTTTTCCACAAGAAAGTATCGGCACGCTGAAAAACAGAATTACAAAAATGATCGATACGAATAAAGATAAAGCTATTAAAAACAGCTTAAAAGGACTCGTATCTGAACGCTATTTATTATTCTTACTGGAACAAGCTGGACTGAACCTGGAAGATAACGGCCATCACTTAAAGAAAGAAGCGGTAGAACAGTTTTGCGAACTACTGAAAGGATTTAAGTTCCCAGTAAACGGTACACAATCAATAGAAAAAGCATTCGTCACAGGCGGCGGCGTATCCGTAAAAGAGGTCGGTCCTGCAACGATGCAGTCGAAGCTGCACGACAACCTGTATTTCTGCGGTGAAGTATTAGATATTCATGGATATACAGGCGGCTATAACATTACGAGCGCTCTCGTAACTGGGTATATCGCAGGATTGAGTTGCAGATAA
- a CDS encoding polysaccharide biosynthesis protein produces the protein MSQGNSLVRSTFILTASIFITKILGILYIIPFYAIIGGEANLSPYNMAYPPYTVMLVISAGGVPLAVAKYVSKYNAVGAYKVSYKLYKSSLVVMGITGLLGFLILYMISPLIAEASVSKADGTWSVEQITEIIRVVSFAVIFIPFLATWRGIFQGYDSMGPTAVSTVIEQIARIAFLLIGSYLVLNVMHKSVLLANEIAVFAAAVGAFSAILTLWYYWRKRRPFISEMVNNDTTETDVSYKAMYKEILLYSIPFVIVSLCIPLYQIIDQFTHNRALTAAGVPGETHDMLLTMLNTTTNKLVMIPTSLAAGFAISLVPSITRTHASGQIREMHHQIKTSLGVLMFLTVPASLGIMILATPLYTVFYSYNVVASHLLFYYAPVAILLALVSVSSAMLQGIDKQALTVYIVVASLLVKLAINFPLIYLFHTEGAVLATAIALTVNILCNFYVIKKHAGFKFRTTYKQMLQILLYSLIMVVIVEIAVLIMIQFLDVSQKFDALIILVIGALIGGMVYAYLSMKSRLADAFFGSRIQILREKFGR, from the coding sequence ATGTCACAAGGGAATTCGCTTGTCAGAAGTACTTTCATATTGACAGCAAGCATTTTTATTACGAAGATTTTAGGGATTCTTTACATTATTCCGTTCTATGCAATTATCGGTGGTGAAGCGAACTTATCACCATATAATATGGCATACCCCCCATATACGGTAATGCTTGTCATTTCAGCAGGTGGGGTGCCACTAGCCGTTGCGAAGTATGTATCAAAATATAATGCAGTAGGGGCGTATAAGGTCAGCTATAAATTATATAAGTCATCACTTGTCGTGATGGGAATCACCGGATTACTTGGTTTTTTAATATTGTATATGATCAGTCCGCTGATTGCTGAGGCTTCTGTATCAAAGGCTGATGGTACGTGGAGTGTGGAACAGATTACGGAGATTATCCGCGTTGTATCATTCGCGGTCATCTTTATTCCATTTCTAGCGACGTGGCGCGGCATCTTTCAAGGATATGATTCCATGGGACCGACCGCTGTTTCTACAGTAATAGAACAGATTGCACGTATCGCATTCTTATTGATCGGCTCTTATCTTGTATTAAATGTTATGCATAAATCTGTGCTGCTTGCAAATGAGATTGCTGTATTTGCTGCAGCAGTAGGTGCATTCAGTGCAATTTTAACGTTATGGTATTATTGGAGAAAGCGTCGTCCTTTCATTTCTGAGATGGTGAATAACGATACGACAGAAACAGATGTATCATATAAAGCAATGTATAAGGAGATTCTTCTATATAGTATTCCGTTTGTTATCGTCAGTCTCTGTATTCCGCTCTACCAGATTATTGATCAGTTTACGCATAACCGTGCATTAACAGCTGCTGGTGTGCCAGGTGAAACGCATGATATGCTGTTAACGATGCTTAATACGACGACAAATAAGCTCGTTATGATACCGACGTCACTTGCAGCAGGGTTTGCAATTAGTCTTGTTCCTTCGATTACGAGAACGCATGCGTCTGGACAGATACGTGAGATGCATCATCAGATTAAGACTTCTCTCGGTGTGCTGATGTTTTTAACAGTGCCTGCTTCGCTAGGTATCATGATTCTTGCAACACCGTTATACACGGTATTCTATAGCTACAATGTAGTGGCGAGTCATCTGCTGTTCTATTATGCACCTGTTGCTATCCTGCTTGCATTGGTCAGTGTGTCATCTGCGATGCTTCAAGGTATCGATAAACAAGCGTTGACTGTATATATCGTTGTTGCATCACTCTTAGTAAAGCTTGCCATCAATTTTCCGCTCATCTATCTGTTCCATACAGAGGGTGCTGTCCTTGCGACTGCAATTGCACTGACGGTCAATATATTATGTAATTTCTATGTCATTAAGAAACATGCTGGATTTAAGTTCAGAACGACTTATAAGCAGATGCTGCAGATCTTGCTTTACAGCTTGATCATGGTCGTTATCGTAGAGATTGCTGTATTGATTATGATCCAATTTCTTGATGTGAGCCAGAAATTTGATGCATTAATCATTTTGGTTATCGGTGCTCTGATCGGTGGCATGGTCTATGCATATCTATCGATGAAATCTCGTTTAGCAGATGCGTTCTTTGGTTCACGCATACAAATTTTGAGAGAGAAGTTCGGGCGATGA